A stretch of DNA from Brachyhypopomus gauderio isolate BG-103 chromosome 7, BGAUD_0.2, whole genome shotgun sequence:
TCCTTCTTTGTAAgcatatttaaaagaaaaagatgGGTGGGGGAGGTAAATTAATATTCTTGGAAACCctctttttgtattttatttcattgtttgTTCTATCCAGCTGAAAGGCCCCTCAGAGAGGTTAGTACCTTCATTCTAAGTCAGAGTAATAAAATCGCATTTCATTATTACAATTACAGAACTGCCAATTCTGCATGCAGTAGAGTCATTGTCAGTTGCTAAATGAACTTTGCTAAATATACAGCTAGCGCATAAGCTTTGCCAAAGGTGAGTAAGGCTGGTCAATACATCCTCATTAAGTTAATACAGTTTACCCAGACAGGCCCCTAATGAGTGTGGGCTGAAATGCTGCTCTATGATGGGTATTATCGTCACAGGCGAACACACCAGGCCTGTAAGTCAACACCTGAGAGTACGTAAGGCCGGGGGGACATGCGAGTGCCGCCTCAGACCCCCGTggtccctccaccctccacgcTCCTTCATCAACGCCACCACGTGCTGCGTGAATCACCTCCGCTGACCCACCCACAAGCCCGTCAGCTAGCCACCAGCCCAAAAACATCACTGGCAGGATATCCAACCACAAGAAAGACCTCATAACTCTTTTCGAAACCCAGTTACATCCACAGGCCAGCGAGGATAATCGCCACTGTGTCACCTATTTACAGGCAAACACAGTCTGCCACAGAGGGCTCCTTCACACACGGCCGCTCCTACAGGTACCCACAATTAGTCACCTGCTTACATGATGCTTAGTAGCTTCAGGACAGCCACACTTGCTTAGCTTTGACACAGCAGATTTTTTGGTGAGGTAAGAATTCAGAAGGTGACCAAAGGCCCATATGTCTCTTTGTCCGAGTATCGATATTTCTGAGAAGAAATTCAATTAGGTTTGATTTTTGAAAGGTGTCATGTAAATACTGGCACTGCTGCCGTgaggcctccctctctctctctctctctctctctctctctctctctctctctctctctccttgcaGTCTTTCCAGGAAGAAGGAGAGGTCAGGGTGGGAAAGGCTGACCATGGAGGGCCAAATCAAATTTACAGCTCACCTAATAACATTTGACATCATAAAAAAGCCAAAGGGTGCAGGGAGACAAACAGCTTGTGTTCCAGCCTCACACCCCGAGCCGGCCGAGCATCTCAGACCGCCGCTGCGCTGGCCGCTGTTTGTTTACTGTGGCCGCATTGCGAGGTGTAAGGTGTAATGGAGAAGGATAACGTGAACGTTCGGCTGTGTGGTTACGCAACGGCTTATGGGACGGCGTGCAGGCAGGCTGTGTGACGCAtgcacatccccacacacacacgcacacacacacacacacgcacacacacacacacacacacacacacacacacacacacacacacacacacggccctcaCCCTGTAGAGCCGGAGCGCGGCCTCGTGTCTGTGATGGCTGGCGTGCAGACGTAGCTTCTCCACACTGTTGCTGTAGTAGTCGCAGGCGTTGCACTTCAGGTGCACGGGGTTGCCGATGGCGATGCACTTGAGGCGCCACTGGTTGGCTTTCCCGCCCTCCTTGATGTGGGCCACCAGCTGGTACTTCTGCATGTGCTTGTCCGTCTTGCAGTGCAGCTGGAAGTTGGCCTTCAGCGGCGTGCTGTAGCTGCACAGACGGCACTGGTACAGGTCGCCCGCCGCCGTCCGCCACTCGTCCTCGGGCAGTGCCCTCTCGGCCGCCACATGCGTGCTGAGCGCCTCCAGGCTGTCCGAGCTGAACCGGTTGCACACGGCGCACTGGAAGAGCTTCAGCAGCGGGTCCACGGCACCGCCGCCCGCCAACAGCTCACCGCCCGAGAAACCCGTCAGGTCCTCGGACACCAGCTGGGCGCCGGTGAGGCGAAGCTCCGTCGATAGCTCGCTGTTTACTACagggagagggggatagagagggttagagagaagagaaggggttcagagagagagagaatgggagaggggcagggggagagacagaaagagaaagagagagggagagaaaggaaggGGTGTGAATGGAAAGAAAAAGAGGTAGGGAGAAGAAAAGGGgtttttttattaaatgaaattaaaacGCATCTGAGAGAAACCAGTGTAGGGCACCCACACAAAAGGATTTGATAAAATAAGCCTTACCAAGGAGTATGGCTTCTATAAAGCCTTAACTCTAAAAAGCTGTAATAGGATTGAATCAGGATCAATTACAATCATCCCTTTCAACTTCTAAACTCCCTCATCAGACAGCTTTAATTACTCCTACCGGGCATGTCACTCCCAAGATTCTAATGttgtctctctttttttttgttccaAAGACATGAAAGTTGATCAATACAAAAGAGCCTCTTCCACAATGAGAGCCCTGAACAAAAACCAGATCACCTTACATTCACGTAATTGTAATTTCTTCCTTTGATCCGCTCATGTTTTCACAAGTGGGCCAGATCAGTTTGCTATAAGCtagacaaaaaaaattaaacaaactGAAAATTCAATAATTACACCACTTGAAGCAGTGGTACAAACACAATCTGGACTATTGGTGTGGGGCAACTAAGGGACAGATCATTTATGGTACAATAGGGCTTGACAGCCTAAGATGCGTCAGCCCCAGCCGAACGTAAAGGCAGACGCATGCGGAAAAACTGAGGTGTTTTCCATCACAAACAACACAGAGGTTTGGGCGCTCTGTCGTGACCTGCGGCTCAGGAGTGCAAAAGGCAAAGGATGACGGATCGGGGGTGACTGGGAACATTCCAGGGGGAATCTGCTCCTTACAGTCCCTGTTTAGATAAGGTTCTTTTTACACTGGAGattgggagggagggagggagggagggagggagagagggattaaGCTGACTTAAGAAAATTAAGAATGAAAGATTAAGAATAATTCCCATGTGGCAGCTCATaatcatttttttaatcaaggaCCAGGTCGAGAGAAGGATACAATAATTGGGAAGAGTGATAAGAGTGGTAAGAGGGagggatgagagggagagagagagagagagagagagagagagaggtggcccAGCAACCAATgacaaacaaacacagtgaggaggggaggagctACTGACCAAGCCCAGGAGCCAGCGCCGCGGTGGTGGGCCGGGTCCATCTGGAAGGGGTTGATCATCATCTGCGGGTCCGAGTGGTTCTCCAGCTTCATGCTGGTCAGGCCGATGTTCTGGGCCAGGTAGTACTGGTAGAGCTCGGCCTCGGCGGGCGCCAGGCCCAGGTGCAGGTTGTGCTGGATCTGCTTCATGTTCTGCTGCAGGAGCATCATGTTATGCATGTGCTTCTCGCTGGTCATGTGGATGCGCAGGTTGCGGGCCACGTTGGTCTCGTAGTCGCACACCTCGCAGCGCCACGTGGGCTTCTGCTTGACCTTGGAGGGTGAGGGCGAGGGGGCACCGCAGCTGGTGGGCACGGCGGGCGCGTGGTTGTAGACGGGCTCCGGGCCCCCGTTCTGAAGGTTCTGCACGTTGTTGAGGTGCTTGTCCGACTGCATGTGTATGCTGAGGTTGCccttggtggtggtggagtagtTGCACACCTCGCAGCGGAAGGGCTTGTAGCCGCAGGTGTAGCTCTCGCCCCGGGCCAGACGTGGGTGCGCCTGCCCCGTGCGGCAGTACACGCAGGAGCCGCCCGACTCGGGGTGCTTCTCCTTCATGTGGGCGTCCAGGGTCTGCTGGTACTTGTAGTGCCAGTTGCACTTGGGGCACTTGAGCGTCTTGCAGGAGTTGCGTGAGTGCATCATGGTCATGTGACCGCCCAGCGAGCGCGAGGATCCCAGCACCGTGTCGCACTTGGGGCACTCGATGCCACTGCCCGGGGAGCCCTCGGCAGGGCCCGGCGTGCCTGGCGTGGCAGGCTGCTGGTGCAGAGGGCCCGGGCTCTCGTCGTCCCGCCGGATCAGGTCCAGGACGTGGGCGGGCGGTGTGCCGTCCCTACCCCCGTTGGAGTCGCTGTAGTCCTTGCCGGCTCCGCCGCAGTTGGCAGAGTCATGCTTCGCCTTCTCGAGATCGTCGGGAACAGTcgcggaggaagaggaggccaCCCTTTCGGTAAATTTTAGCACACTGGACGATAAAGGAGAAATGCTTTGGTTTAAGAGAGGGAAATCTTTGCTACTGGTACTCTCCGCCAGCTCGCTGCCACCGGCCCTCCTCCTCGAGCTCGTGCAGGTACGCATCCTCGTCCTCCTCGCCGTCACCCACGTCACCCTGCTCGCTCTTCACGGGCAGCTCTCCGTTCGAACGCAACGCGTCCCGCTGCCACTCGCCCTCGTGGTCGCTGGGCGACGAGCGCGgcagggaggcggagccagcGGGAGACTTGGGCGCCGAGGCGGGGTCGCCCCCGAGGTTCATCTCGACCTTTGGCATCTGGGTACTCCTGGGCGACTGGTCCAGGTGGGAGGCCGAGCTGGCGCTGCCCTTCAGGAAGGCGAAGCCTGCCTGCAGGGAGTCGCCGTTCTCCACGTGGAAGGAGCTCCACAGGCCCCCCACCCCAGGATCAGGGCCCATGAAGTTTGCAGTAGAAAAGTGGGGCAACACAGAGTTGGATTTTTTTGGTTCCAGAAAGCTTATAAGAGGTTCTTTGTCTTTGCCAATGCCCTGTATGATGGCAGAGACGTACTTATTACTAAGGAGCCTCTGCTCCTGTTCGTTGAGAGTCATCCGATGATCATGCACAGCATGTGTTACAAATGACCTACTATAACCAAAAGACAGCCTGCACAAGAAGCACATCAGAATGGGCTTCCTCTTCCCATCGCTTATGCAACCGTCGAATTTGGACAAGTCCACGTTGTTGGGAACATCTTTGGACACACAGGAGTTTTTGGCTGCGCCGTCGACGGTAAGATAGTCTTTGTCACTCTTGTGTCGGAGATCGTAGACACGGAAACTGTGCAACACAGGACCGACTCCTGCTAGCGCTGAGGTATTTGGGAAAGCCGTATCGGCCGCGAATGGTTTCCCGAGGGACGAAGCGATGTGGAAGGTGTTGATCACCTGTGGGTAGAAGGACACGGGGGCCGCGGCGTGATCGCCCTGCTCGCCGCCGGCAGCCTGCGATCCGGGGAAGGGCGCGGGCGGAGAACGGGCCCCGCGCGGCAGACCGGGCCGGCCCGCCTTCTTTGGAGTCCTGGAGGATGAAGGCGGAGCCGTCGGGCTGGTAGATAATTTCTCCGGTCAGGTTCTCCACGTCGCTGTCCTCCTCCAGGTCACTGGCCTCGCTCTCCAGCTCGTCCTTCAGGCGGGGCAGCCGGGCGTTGGGGCAGTGGTGCTCCATGTAGTTCTGTAAACTTGAGAAAGCAGTGGCACATTCGTTGCAAGGGATCTCTTTAGTGGGGGCGTCCGGGGGGGCGAGCAAAGCATCCCCCGCTCCCGCTCCCGGGACGCTCTCTCGCCGGCTGGCTGCCGTCCTCAGGTGGTTGTCCGCGGGGGCAGTTTTCCTTGTCAGGCTCCATCCCAGGGACTTTCTCTGGCACCTCATTATCAGGACGTGGCGTCTCGCGGAGCTTTGATACCTTCTGCCCATTTTCCTGCcttgagagagaaggggagtcACAGGTTTCCATGGCAATCGCTACGTGGGGATCTCATTTCATCCAGCCTGTCAGGGACCTGCacggaaaaaaaataaaaataataagaaAAGGGGGAGTGAGAAAACTCcttggaatacacacacacacacacacacacacacgtgtgtgtaaaGATAGCATATTACATCAGCTCATGTTTTACCACATTTTTACCACATGCACTCCTACATGGCAAT
This window harbors:
- the zfhx4 gene encoding LOW QUALITY PROTEIN: zinc finger homeobox protein 4 (The sequence of the model RefSeq protein was modified relative to this genomic sequence to represent the inferred CDS: inserted 2 bases in 1 codon; deleted 2 bases in 2 codons) is translated as METCDSPSLSRQENGQKVSKLRETPRPDNEVPEKVPGMEPDKENAPADNHLRTAASRRESVPGAGAGDALLAPPDAPTKEIPCNECATAFSSLQNYMEHHCPNARLPRLKDELESEASDLEEDSDVENLTGEIIYQPDGSAFILQDSKEGGPARSAARGPFSARAXFPGSQAAGGEQGDHAAAPVSFYPQVINTFHIASSLGKPFAADTAFPNTSALAGVGPVLHSFRVYDLRHKSDKDYLTVDGAAKNSCVSKDVPNNVDLSKFDGCISDGKRKPILMCFLCRLSFGYSRSFVTHAVHDHRMTLNEQEQRLLSNKYVSAIIQGIGKDKEPLISFLEPKKSNSVLPHFSTANFMGPDPGVGGLWSSFHVENGDSLQAGFAFLKGSASSASHLDQSPRSTQMPKVEMNLGGDPASAPKSPAGSASLPRSSPSDHEGEWQRDALRSNGELPVKSEQGDVGDGEEDEDAYLHELEEEGRWSELAESTSSKDFPLLNQSISPLSSSVLKFTERVASSSSATVPDDLEKAKHDSANCGGAGKDYSDSNGGRDGTPPAHVLDLIRRDDESPGPLHQQPATPGTPGPAEGSPGSGIECPKCDTVLGSSRSLGGHMTMMHSRNSCKTLKCPKCNWHYKYQQTLDAHMKEKHPESGGSCVYCRTGQAHPRLARGESYTCGYKPFRCEVCNYSTTTKGNLSIHMQSDKHLNNVQNLQNGGPEPVYNHAPAVPTSCGAPSPSPSKVKQKPTWRCEVCDYETNVARNLRIHMTSEKHMHNMMLLQQNMKQIQHNLHLGLAPAEAELYQYYLAQNIGLTSMKLENHSDPQMMINPFQMDPAHHRGAGSWACKQRAIDGASPHRRPAGVRGPDGFLGR